One stretch of Cololabis saira isolate AMF1-May2022 chromosome 15, fColSai1.1, whole genome shotgun sequence DNA includes these proteins:
- the pygo2 gene encoding pygopus homolog 2 isoform X1, whose product MAAETGRLLAGQGKRKASQMKSPEKKKARKSTAQAAGFSHLTEFAPPPTPMVDHLVASNPFDDDFRPPSRPSGAGGPGGAPFLPSPGAGGGGGYGGGGRMGAGLNFMGGPGGPGGGQPGRRPPFGPPANAGPHHQLGFGGMPGFGGGGGGGSGGGGGGGGFPPGGPSQFNMPPNFSPPMHPGPGFNPMLSPGSMGGPGGGGGPPHPRFGIPPQQQHGQGGHPFNSSPLPGGGGPRGPLPPMGGGMGPGMNMMGGMGGGPGGNMVGGGLPGMPPQGQFPSSQDGPYPGPSPPGPGNEDGKGFGGNAPTGPPQQQQQQQQQQQQQQQQQQQQQAQQQQQQQQQQQQQQQQQQQQQQQQQQQQQQQQLNLNPNGPPTNNPAPGPTPNSGPAQPGGGFPGHPDVQQSSASTPGQPPSAPPQPNPNSSPTGPLNGSGQAQHPQSSQLQPSSNTNTPNSNNSNQQQQQSTPPHSAPGSTSSYNQQNNSSGGGPMQNAASNSGQNNITNNNGGNTPGSNPNPPSNSTSTPNTQSPLAPGGTVSSTGPGSGPGKLGGPGMVFPCGLCMAEVHDDQDAILCEASCQRWFHRDCTGLTEPAYGLLTRESAAVWACDFCIKTKDIQAVFVRQGLGQLVAANES is encoded by the coding sequence gCGGCAGGGTTCTCCCACCTCACTGAGTTTGCGCCTCCTCCTACTCCCATGGTGGACCATCTGGTTGCTTCCAACCCATTTGACGATGACTTTAGGCCGCCATCAAGACCTAGCGGGGCAGGTGGACCGGGCGGTGCTCCGTTTCTCCCAAGTCCAGGtgctggtggaggaggtgggtATGGAGGCGGAGGCAGAATGGGAGCAGGTTTGAACTTCATGGGAGGCCCAGGAGGACCGGGAGGTGGTCAGCCCGGGCGCAGGCCTCCCTTCGGCCCTCCGGCTAACGCGGGACCCCACCACCAGCTGGGCTTTGGAGGAATGCCTGGCTTTGGAGGCGGCGGTGGCGGCGGCAGTGGGGGAGGCGGAGGAGGTGGTGGATTCCCTCCGGGCGGCCCTTCTCAGTTCAACATGCCTCCAAACTTCAGTCCACCCATGCACCCTGGGCCCGGATTCAATCCCATGTTATCTCCAGGGAGTATGGGGGGTCCCGGAGGCGGAGGAGGGCCACCCCACCCTCGTTTCGGTATCCCtccgcagcagcagcacggaCAAGGTGGACACCCGTTCAACAGTTCCCCGTTACCTGGCGGCGGAGGCCCCCGAGGGCCTTTACCTCCCATGGGAGGAGGCATGGGGCCTGGAATGAACATGATGGGGGGTATGGGCGGCGGCCCCGGCGGCAACATGGTGGGAGGAGGGTTGCCTGGGATGCCCCCTCAAGGACAATTCCCTTCGTCACAGGATGGTCCGTACCCCGGGCCCAGTCCACCTGGGCCTGGCAACGAGGACGGAAAGGGTTTTGGGGGAAATGCACCAACTGGGCcccctcagcagcagcagcagcagcagcagcaacaacagcagcaacagcagcaacaacagcaacaacaggcgcaacagcagcaacaacaacagcagcaacaacagcaacaacaacaacagcaacaacagcaacaacaacagcaacaacaacagcagcagcagcagcagcttaacTTAAATCCAAATGGTCCCCCCACTAATAACCCTGCCCCTGGCCCCACTCCTAACTCCGGCCCAGCCCAGCCCGGGGGAGGCTTCCCTGGCCACCCTGACGTCCAGCAGTCCAGTGCCAGTACACCAGGCCAGCCTCCGTCAGCACCGCCGCAGCCCAACCCCAACTCTTCCCCTACCGGTCCCTTAAACGGCTCAGGCCAGGCCCAACACCCACAGTCCAGTCAGCTCCAGCCGTCCAGCAATACAAACACCCCTAACTCTAACAACTCtaaccagcagcagcaacaatcCACTCCACCACACTCTGCCCCGGGCTCCACTTCTTCTTACAACCAACAGAACAATTCTAGTGGAGGTGGTCCCATGCAAAACGCTGCCTCCAATTCAGGTCAGAACAACATAACCAATAACAATGGAGGCAACACTCCCGGCAGCAACCCCAACCCTCCCTCTAACTCCACCTCCACTCCCAACACCCAGTCCCCCCTGGCTCCCGGTGGCACCGTTTCCTCTACGGGGCCGGGTTCAGGTCCCGGTAAACTCGGTGGTCCTGGCATGGTGTTTCCGTGCGGCCTCTGCATGGCAGAGGTGCACGACGACCAGGATGCTATTCTTTGCGAAGCGTCCTGCCAACGCTGGTTCCACCGTGACTGCACAGGCCTGACAGAACCAGCGTACGGGCTGCTGACTCGAGAGAGCGCCGCCGTTTGGGCCTGTGACTTCTGCATCAAGACCAAGGACATCCAGGCCGTGTTTGTGCGCCAGGGATTAGGTCAGCTGGTAGCAGCTAACGAGAGTTGA
- the pygo2 gene encoding pygopus homolog 2 isoform X2, with product MKSPEKKKARKSTAQAAGFSHLTEFAPPPTPMVDHLVASNPFDDDFRPPSRPSGAGGPGGAPFLPSPGAGGGGGYGGGGRMGAGLNFMGGPGGPGGGQPGRRPPFGPPANAGPHHQLGFGGMPGFGGGGGGGSGGGGGGGGFPPGGPSQFNMPPNFSPPMHPGPGFNPMLSPGSMGGPGGGGGPPHPRFGIPPQQQHGQGGHPFNSSPLPGGGGPRGPLPPMGGGMGPGMNMMGGMGGGPGGNMVGGGLPGMPPQGQFPSSQDGPYPGPSPPGPGNEDGKGFGGNAPTGPPQQQQQQQQQQQQQQQQQQQQQAQQQQQQQQQQQQQQQQQQQQQQQQQQQQQQQQLNLNPNGPPTNNPAPGPTPNSGPAQPGGGFPGHPDVQQSSASTPGQPPSAPPQPNPNSSPTGPLNGSGQAQHPQSSQLQPSSNTNTPNSNNSNQQQQQSTPPHSAPGSTSSYNQQNNSSGGGPMQNAASNSGQNNITNNNGGNTPGSNPNPPSNSTSTPNTQSPLAPGGTVSSTGPGSGPGKLGGPGMVFPCGLCMAEVHDDQDAILCEASCQRWFHRDCTGLTEPAYGLLTRESAAVWACDFCIKTKDIQAVFVRQGLGQLVAANES from the coding sequence gCGGCAGGGTTCTCCCACCTCACTGAGTTTGCGCCTCCTCCTACTCCCATGGTGGACCATCTGGTTGCTTCCAACCCATTTGACGATGACTTTAGGCCGCCATCAAGACCTAGCGGGGCAGGTGGACCGGGCGGTGCTCCGTTTCTCCCAAGTCCAGGtgctggtggaggaggtgggtATGGAGGCGGAGGCAGAATGGGAGCAGGTTTGAACTTCATGGGAGGCCCAGGAGGACCGGGAGGTGGTCAGCCCGGGCGCAGGCCTCCCTTCGGCCCTCCGGCTAACGCGGGACCCCACCACCAGCTGGGCTTTGGAGGAATGCCTGGCTTTGGAGGCGGCGGTGGCGGCGGCAGTGGGGGAGGCGGAGGAGGTGGTGGATTCCCTCCGGGCGGCCCTTCTCAGTTCAACATGCCTCCAAACTTCAGTCCACCCATGCACCCTGGGCCCGGATTCAATCCCATGTTATCTCCAGGGAGTATGGGGGGTCCCGGAGGCGGAGGAGGGCCACCCCACCCTCGTTTCGGTATCCCtccgcagcagcagcacggaCAAGGTGGACACCCGTTCAACAGTTCCCCGTTACCTGGCGGCGGAGGCCCCCGAGGGCCTTTACCTCCCATGGGAGGAGGCATGGGGCCTGGAATGAACATGATGGGGGGTATGGGCGGCGGCCCCGGCGGCAACATGGTGGGAGGAGGGTTGCCTGGGATGCCCCCTCAAGGACAATTCCCTTCGTCACAGGATGGTCCGTACCCCGGGCCCAGTCCACCTGGGCCTGGCAACGAGGACGGAAAGGGTTTTGGGGGAAATGCACCAACTGGGCcccctcagcagcagcagcagcagcagcagcaacaacagcagcaacagcagcaacaacagcaacaacaggcgcaacagcagcaacaacaacagcagcaacaacagcaacaacaacaacagcaacaacagcaacaacaacagcaacaacaacagcagcagcagcagcagcttaacTTAAATCCAAATGGTCCCCCCACTAATAACCCTGCCCCTGGCCCCACTCCTAACTCCGGCCCAGCCCAGCCCGGGGGAGGCTTCCCTGGCCACCCTGACGTCCAGCAGTCCAGTGCCAGTACACCAGGCCAGCCTCCGTCAGCACCGCCGCAGCCCAACCCCAACTCTTCCCCTACCGGTCCCTTAAACGGCTCAGGCCAGGCCCAACACCCACAGTCCAGTCAGCTCCAGCCGTCCAGCAATACAAACACCCCTAACTCTAACAACTCtaaccagcagcagcaacaatcCACTCCACCACACTCTGCCCCGGGCTCCACTTCTTCTTACAACCAACAGAACAATTCTAGTGGAGGTGGTCCCATGCAAAACGCTGCCTCCAATTCAGGTCAGAACAACATAACCAATAACAATGGAGGCAACACTCCCGGCAGCAACCCCAACCCTCCCTCTAACTCCACCTCCACTCCCAACACCCAGTCCCCCCTGGCTCCCGGTGGCACCGTTTCCTCTACGGGGCCGGGTTCAGGTCCCGGTAAACTCGGTGGTCCTGGCATGGTGTTTCCGTGCGGCCTCTGCATGGCAGAGGTGCACGACGACCAGGATGCTATTCTTTGCGAAGCGTCCTGCCAACGCTGGTTCCACCGTGACTGCACAGGCCTGACAGAACCAGCGTACGGGCTGCTGACTCGAGAGAGCGCCGCCGTTTGGGCCTGTGACTTCTGCATCAAGACCAAGGACATCCAGGCCGTGTTTGTGCGCCAGGGATTAGGTCAGCTGGTAGCAGCTAACGAGAGTTGA